A window from Salvia miltiorrhiza cultivar Shanhuang (shh) chromosome 2, IMPLAD_Smil_shh, whole genome shotgun sequence encodes these proteins:
- the LOC131012321 gene encoding uncharacterized protein LOC131012321 codes for MALYCLFEKTYKDDGLRVRFDVELFGHESKLYIMKKDLVPFCNMEPITGGCIVAYICHLYNNLREIGADSKFLFVNLFTVDNVVKQEDRTRTLSQRLLEVAASDVLVCVPCNVGGHWILTIIEVEKGKAFLMDPLSHRNKDSIWKSVVDTALSMVTAKNGKKMKKANWEVIKGPTQPDDKQCGYFVMRFMRDIIEGSQNTAASTFHLSSLFKGVTTYSQNQLNEVREEWARCLIKNALAG; via the exons ATGGCATTGTACTGTCTATTTGAGAAAACTTACAAGGATGATGGGCTGCGTGTTAGATTTGATGTTGAACTTTTTGGCCATGAATCAAAACTTTACATTATGAAGAAGGATTTGGTTCCATTTTGTAACATGGAACCAATAACAGGAGGTTGCATTGTGGCATACATTTG CCATCTGTACAACAACTTGAGGGAAATTGGTGCAgattcaaaatttttatttgtgaATCTATTTACCGTAGACAATGTAGTGAAGCAAGAGGATAGAACACGCACCCTGTCACAACGATTACTTGAGGTTGCTGCATCAGACGTACTCGTATGCGTGCCTTGCAACGTGGG TGGGCATTGGATTCTGACCATCATTGAAGTTGAAAAAGGAAAAGCGTTTCTAATGGATCCTCTCAGTCATCGTAACAAGGACAGCATATGGAAGTCTGTCGTCGACAC TGCGCTAAGCATGGTCACTgcaaaaaatggaaagaaaatgaaaaaagcaAATTGGGAAGTTATAAAG GGCCCTACACAACCTGATGATAAGCAATGTGGCTACTTTGTGATGAGGTTTATGAGAGATATTATCGAAGGGTCTCAAAATACGGCAGCCTCAACTTTTCACTTGTCATCACTG TTTAAGGGTGTTACTACTTATTCTCAAAACCAACTTAACGAGGTTCGTGAAGAATGGGCAAGGTGTCTGATTAAGAATGCATTGGCTGGATAG
- the LOC131008416 gene encoding 8-hydroxyquercetin 8-O-methyltransferase-like: MAFPNAVDSTQEFLDAQSHVWNLTFNYINSMSLKSALQLGIPDIIHKHGKPITLSQLADALSINNAKSHGLYRLMRFLVHSRIFDKVNISDDEEEAYSLTTTLRLLLRDEPLSFAPFALAMTDPIIVDPFHNVMEWFKDESPSPFVTRNEMNFWENAKKDKNFNQVFNKGIVHSMSF; this comes from the exons ATGGCGTTTCCTAATGCAGTAGATTCGACCCAAGAATTTCTGGATGCTCAAAGCCATGTTTGGAATCTCACTTTCAACTACATAAATTCCATGTCTCTAAAGTCCGCTCTTCAATTAGGCATACCCGATATCATTCACAAACACGGCAAGCCTATCACACTTTCTCAGCTGGCCGACGCCCTCTCCATCAACAATGCCAAATCCCACGGCCTCTACCGCCTCATGCGATTTCTAGTCCATTCCAGAATCTTCGACAAGGTGAACATCTCCGACGACGAGGAAGAGGCTTACTCGCTCACTACGACTTTGCGTCTCTTGCTGAGAGACGAGCCCTTGAGCTTCGCCCCTTTTGCGCTCGCTATGACTGATCCGATCATTGTGGATCCGTTCCATAATGTGATGGAATGGTTCAAAGATGAGAGCCCATCTCCATTCGTCACGAGAAATGAGATGAATTTCTGGGAAAATGCAAAAAAGGATAAGAATTTTAATCAAGTGTTCAATAAGGGaatt GTCCATTCTATGTCGTtctag